The Flavobacteriales bacterium genome includes a region encoding these proteins:
- a CDS encoding response regulator: MKSRIWSFLLFIVLFPFGGTCETQPIEPSLIIDANYPENQYLPALKWVLKEGNVPLTEQHLIGHQFADAQYIELSKKGSFAYDAHTNYWFKIQFQNNDDINHKVLGLYRNGNGMPWGITFDKIDMFLVQDNKLVKLGSTGTSVPASKRDEPEIFFPTILSLDKINDSKCDVWIRFKLRESFVLKPQLKLLNKHGNLGAEQNLTRSFILMVAGAVIVFLIISFFFYVNLRENIYLWYIIFLVAFITDQAYLGFVNSIFRLVFPEHPLLLIFFFSLVSIGFYISLLQIWSTTITTFNAHKRINKYIKYCMSYMLGFAIVNTWLRLANIKWSIWSNNAHIFLGLGFVPLLVMAGYLLIKGKPLVKYMSGGVFVLSFVMLAGLIMVNISQNTDQTHQGILRAVIGFSIVIAISLSIIYRYILLNRQKEEMAYEKLGAENNAKSLKELDIAKTEFFTNINHELRTPLSLMVGPIENVLHDEKNNLTESAKALLNLSLKNAEKLKIRVNEILDLSKLEEGKMDVSLVPVKLIQLVQEIVQSFESLAQKKEVRIVLNTALGKDLTLFTDLLKIEKIIINLIDNALKHSPEKGVIQVHLFNENNTYHVEISDQGKGINETEVDKIFERFAQTEEGKIKGGSGIGLPLSQGLAKLLGGDIKVRTNIEGGATFDCTFTAEKYIEQVEKEAVDYELPTNFENESLVEWSSKIDDYKYTVMVVEDNVEIRQFIKSTLQTKFKILEAANGNDALQLLQSERIDLITSDVMMPQMNGFELVKQIKSDERYKNIPVIMLTSLADNENKLEALQMGVDDYLNKPFYARELLARISNILTNLENRKLHNSNSTEEIVEENIEPEWLLNIKETITKKIDDRNLSRTLIADLTFTTEKTLDRKLLKTIGISCSDYIKEIRLNIAQKLVQTQKYSTLKEISNAVGYSNPHYFNTEFYKRFGKKVSDYF, from the coding sequence ATGAAAAGTAGAATTTGGTCGTTCCTTTTGTTCATAGTTTTGTTTCCTTTTGGCGGAACATGTGAAACTCAACCCATTGAACCGTCATTAATAATAGATGCAAATTATCCTGAAAACCAATATTTGCCCGCATTAAAATGGGTGCTAAAAGAAGGAAATGTTCCATTGACCGAGCAACATTTAATTGGTCATCAATTTGCTGATGCTCAATATATTGAACTTTCAAAAAAAGGCAGTTTCGCATACGATGCCCATACCAACTATTGGTTTAAAATCCAATTTCAAAATAATGATGACATAAACCATAAGGTTTTAGGTCTCTACCGAAACGGGAACGGCATGCCTTGGGGAATTACTTTTGATAAAATAGACATGTTTTTGGTACAAGACAATAAACTTGTAAAATTAGGCAGTACAGGAACGAGTGTGCCCGCATCTAAAAGGGACGAACCCGAGATATTTTTCCCAACCATATTGTCGTTAGACAAAATTAATGATTCCAAATGTGACGTGTGGATTCGATTCAAATTGAGAGAATCATTTGTGTTAAAACCTCAATTAAAATTGCTGAATAAGCATGGCAACTTGGGTGCTGAACAAAATTTAACAAGGTCTTTTATCCTCATGGTTGCTGGTGCAGTGATTGTATTTTTAATTATTTCCTTCTTTTTTTATGTCAATCTTCGGGAGAATATATATCTGTGGTATATCATTTTTTTGGTTGCCTTTATAACCGACCAGGCTTACTTAGGTTTTGTAAACAGTATTTTTCGGCTGGTTTTCCCGGAGCATCCCCTTCTTCTTATATTCTTTTTTTCCCTTGTATCTATTGGTTTTTATATATCGCTGTTGCAAATTTGGTCAACCACGATAACAACATTTAACGCACATAAAAGAATTAATAAATACATCAAATACTGTATGTCCTATATGTTGGGATTTGCCATTGTAAACACTTGGTTGCGTTTGGCCAATATTAAGTGGAGTATTTGGAGCAATAATGCACATATATTTTTAGGTTTGGGTTTTGTGCCATTACTCGTAATGGCTGGATATCTTCTTATAAAGGGCAAACCTCTGGTTAAATATATGAGTGGCGGTGTTTTTGTTTTGAGTTTTGTGATGCTTGCAGGTCTTATTATGGTGAACATTTCACAAAACACGGACCAAACTCATCAAGGAATACTCAGAGCTGTAATAGGTTTTTCCATTGTTATAGCAATTAGTTTGTCCATAATTTACAGGTATATACTTTTAAATAGACAAAAAGAAGAAATGGCCTACGAAAAATTAGGAGCTGAAAATAATGCCAAATCTCTGAAAGAATTGGATATCGCCAAAACCGAGTTTTTTACCAACATTAATCACGAACTAAGAACTCCGCTCAGCTTGATGGTGGGTCCTATTGAAAATGTGTTGCATGACGAAAAAAACAATTTGACTGAATCGGCCAAAGCTCTTTTAAATTTAAGCCTAAAAAATGCCGAAAAGTTAAAAATAAGGGTCAATGAAATACTGGATTTAAGCAAATTGGAGGAAGGCAAAATGGACGTGAGCTTGGTGCCTGTTAAATTGATTCAGCTTGTGCAAGAAATCGTACAAAGTTTTGAATCGTTGGCACAAAAAAAAGAAGTTCGAATAGTGCTAAACACCGCTTTGGGTAAGGATTTAACCCTTTTTACCGACCTATTGAAAATTGAAAAAATTATCATCAATTTAATCGACAATGCACTCAAACATTCGCCCGAAAAAGGGGTGATTCAGGTGCATCTGTTTAACGAAAACAATACGTATCACGTTGAAATATCCGATCAGGGGAAAGGCATTAACGAAACCGAAGTGGACAAAATTTTTGAGCGGTTTGCACAAACCGAAGAAGGCAAAATAAAAGGAGGAAGTGGAATTGGTTTGCCACTTAGTCAAGGATTGGCCAAACTACTTGGTGGTGATATAAAAGTGCGAACCAATATAGAAGGTGGAGCAACTTTTGACTGCACATTTACCGCCGAAAAATACATAGAACAAGTTGAAAAAGAAGCGGTTGACTATGAATTACCCACCAATTTTGAGAACGAATCATTGGTTGAGTGGTCATCTAAAATAGACGATTACAAATACACCGTTATGGTGGTGGAAGACAATGTTGAAATACGACAATTTATAAAATCCACACTGCAAACCAAGTTTAAAATATTGGAAGCGGCCAACGGTAATGACGCGTTGCAATTGTTGCAAAGTGAACGTATCGATTTGATTACCAGCGATGTAATGATGCCCCAAATGAATGGGTTTGAACTGGTAAAACAGATAAAATCGGACGAACGATATAAAAATATTCCCGTAATTATGCTCACCTCATTGGCCGACAATGAAAACAAATTGGAAGCCCTTCAAATGGGTGTGGACGATTATTTGAACAAGCCTTTTTATGCTCGGGAGCTATTGGCTCGAATAAGCAATATTCTCACTAACTTAGAAAACCGCAAATTGCATAACAGCAATTCAACAGAAGAAATTGTCGAAGAAAACATAGAACCTGAATGGTTGCTAAATATCAAAGAAACAATTACCAAAAAAATAGACGACCGAAATTTGAGCCGAACGTTAATTGCCGACCTTACCTTTACTACCGAAAAAACATTGGACAGAAAACTGCTTAAAACCATTGGCATTTCATGCTCCGATTACATCAAAGAAATCCGATTGAACATAGCTCAAAAACTGGTTCAAACTCAAAAATACAGCACACTCAAAGAAATAAGCAATGCCGTGGGCTATTCCAATCCGCATTATTTTAACACGGAGTTTTACAAACGATTTGGCAAAAAAGTATCGGATTATTTTTAA
- a CDS encoding T9SS type A sorting domain-containing protein — MLSSSLKVVVTNISDNINQSIASSIQVSKVLAAALVLVCVSFSSKATVYTSVGTGTSSTPLKWKDSTSWTTRSNAGSNIYIISANDTVDVDVNTAASILVDTVYVYGHLYLNKVINMAPTGIIYVLNGGSVITDASAGKISFGSGASCHIGGGYEVFGPNETVTTINCTSPSHWKYATIPLPVELIRFNATVKQNQFILLEWSTASETNNSHFEVERSLDGQNFEAIGNVQGNGTSSTILNYSYTDLNAFGNSNIAYYRIKQVDYDGNFEYFDAIKIDLSEMNGTLSNQVSMYPNPFTDNVNISIKSDSEYDATLTITNSFGQEVKVINLGYGDNQIQTSDLASGVYYFTLNTGISSNVFTLFKAN; from the coding sequence ATGTTAAGTAGTAGTTTAAAAGTAGTGGTTACAAATATTTCAGATAATATTAACCAGTCGATTGCAAGTTCAATTCAAGTTTCAAAAGTATTAGCAGCAGCTCTTGTGCTTGTGTGTGTATCATTTAGTAGCAAAGCTACCGTATATACCTCGGTAGGAACGGGAACAAGTTCAACTCCTTTAAAATGGAAAGACTCCACCTCATGGACAACCAGAAGCAATGCCGGAAGCAACATTTACATTATCTCGGCCAACGACACCGTGGATGTTGATGTAAATACCGCAGCCAGCATTTTGGTAGATACGGTTTACGTGTATGGGCATTTGTATTTAAACAAGGTAATAAATATGGCTCCTACCGGAATAATTTATGTGCTCAACGGAGGTTCAGTTATAACCGATGCATCTGCCGGAAAAATAAGTTTTGGCTCAGGTGCAAGCTGTCACATTGGTGGTGGATACGAAGTATTTGGCCCAAACGAAACAGTTACAACCATTAATTGCACCAGTCCATCTCATTGGAAATATGCCACAATACCTCTACCAGTAGAGCTTATTCGTTTTAACGCCACCGTAAAACAAAACCAATTTATATTGTTGGAATGGTCAACTGCATCAGAAACCAATAACAGCCATTTTGAGGTAGAACGTAGCTTGGACGGACAAAATTTTGAAGCCATTGGAAACGTGCAAGGTAACGGAACCAGCTCAACCATTTTAAATTATAGTTACACTGATTTAAATGCATTTGGAAACAGCAACATTGCCTATTACCGCATCAAACAAGTGGATTATGACGGCAACTTTGAATATTTCGATGCCATTAAAATCGATTTGTCTGAAATGAACGGAACGCTTTCAAACCAAGTATCAATGTACCCAAATCCATTTACCGATAATGTAAACATATCGATAAAATCGGACAGCGAATACGATGCAACGCTTACAATTACCAACAGTTTTGGACAAGAGGTAAAAGTGATAAACCTTGGATATGGCGACAACCAAATTCAAACCAGCGACCTCGCATCTGGTGTATATTATTTTACCCTAAACACGGGCATTTCTTCCAATGTATTTACCTTATTTAAAGCCAATTAG
- a CDS encoding adenylate/guanylate cyclase domain-containing protein has translation MAKAESIEQLEGLLSQATNKKDKVIASLLLGDWYKNQDKTRKSLEYYLLAEENLSGNNIDLSVHLEVYQKLLDTYKILHKQPKVEDYAAKIDKLKLQLSNQDLEKNKNKLEQSRAELSKQELVIDHLMQDKEVHLDSIIKLGFESNLLKERLFLDSLLLFEKEQRLQNEVKLHEITSQKNKQLTYGLTAIATLVLILLAAFYGISKRNKVIASQKQESERLLLNILPKSIAEELKTMGSVKPKKHKNCTIMFTDFVDFTKISEKLNQSELLDLINEYFTEIDNILLKHNIEKIKTIGDAYLAVSGLDDKDTSDSIYDMIYASQDILQIIEQKKEEKIKAGLAYFDIRIGIHTGMVLSGVVGKVKYAYDVWGHCVNIAARIEKACNPNSVTVSKEVAIKTNNKFRFDSPKTVTIKNTEGLECYQLLGEKENHQTHT, from the coding sequence ATGGCAAAGGCAGAATCGATAGAGCAGCTGGAAGGTTTGCTATCTCAGGCCACCAACAAAAAGGACAAGGTAATAGCTAGTTTGTTGCTGGGCGATTGGTATAAAAATCAAGACAAGACACGGAAAAGTTTAGAATACTATCTATTGGCCGAAGAAAATTTAAGCGGCAACAACATAGATTTGTCTGTGCATCTTGAGGTGTATCAAAAATTGTTAGACACCTACAAAATTTTACACAAACAGCCCAAGGTAGAAGACTATGCGGCCAAAATTGACAAACTGAAGCTGCAACTATCTAATCAAGATTTGGAAAAGAATAAAAACAAGTTAGAACAATCAAGAGCAGAACTTAGTAAGCAAGAATTGGTCATAGACCATCTGATGCAAGATAAAGAGGTGCATTTGGACTCGATTATAAAACTGGGTTTTGAATCAAACTTGTTAAAAGAACGGTTGTTTCTCGACTCATTGCTGCTTTTTGAAAAAGAGCAACGATTGCAAAATGAAGTGAAATTGCACGAAATTACTTCGCAAAAAAACAAACAACTAACCTATGGATTAACCGCAATAGCCACGCTTGTTTTAATACTTTTGGCCGCATTTTATGGAATTAGTAAGCGAAACAAGGTTATTGCGTCGCAAAAGCAGGAATCAGAACGGTTGCTGCTCAATATTTTGCCAAAAAGTATTGCCGAAGAGTTAAAAACAATGGGTAGTGTGAAACCCAAAAAGCATAAAAATTGCACTATTATGTTCACTGATTTTGTTGATTTTACCAAAATTTCTGAAAAATTAAATCAGTCGGAACTACTTGATTTAATAAACGAATATTTTACCGAGATTGACAATATTTTACTAAAGCACAACATTGAGAAAATAAAAACCATTGGCGATGCCTATCTTGCCGTTAGCGGTTTGGATGATAAGGATACCTCCGACAGCATTTACGACATGATTTATGCTTCTCAGGATATTTTGCAAATTATTGAACAAAAAAAGGAGGAGAAAATTAAAGCCGGATTGGCATATTTCGACATCCGAATAGGCATTCATACAGGTATGGTATTGTCGGGTGTGGTGGGTAAAGTGAAATATGCCTACGATGTGTGGGGGCATTGCGTGAATATAGCCGCCCGAATAGAAAAAGCATGCAATCCAAATTCGGTTACCGTATCAAAAGAAGTGGCAATAAAAACCAATAATAAATTTAGGTTTGACAGCCCCAAAACGGTTACAATCAAAAATACAGAAGGGTTGGAGTGTTATCAACTTTTGGGCGAAAAAGAAAATCACCAAACCCATACGTAG
- a CDS encoding patatin-like phospholipase family protein, producing MEKLNLGNIFFEQNDLDHIEKCLSNYFGQNIGNFIHQLSVVKLHKTEYLFHENDPADDMYVLISGKLHVIVSSSEKPIAHINIGECVGETALLQKGLRTASIRAARDSTLIKISENNFKNLYAQHPDVIIQLSNTIIDRLNKKNKNLHEKANFCKVIALMDIGGNLHADIKEYFIQYWSSKFRIGRFNSSYFENNSATKSELQLYHLEQKCDFIFMLSTQNEQWNNWIMNNCDHAYYVGKEDDTVRFELLNTSAATDNNFLVLTYNENESPTNVEQWLPHFGAEKIFKCQTTNQLHLDRIARIIAGKPICLILGGGGAKGFAHLGVLKALNEANIPIDIVGGTSFGAIIAGAVSQDWTYAEIEDKVRADISQSNPLSDYTFPFVSLVRGNKMEKLCKKHFNIKIENTWKNFFCVASNLSTQNIEVFLAGNMDTSIAASASIPGVLPPKLVHEELLVDGGIMHNVPVDIMRNYFQGYNITIDLNKAKIRKIKEIYHLNNQQYFKRLLGIDKKYVPSVISVIMQSITLGSNNKQQQMQELSDIYINPEIKHGLLDWKSMNQILKIGYDEMKHVLQNESLPELLELP from the coding sequence ATGGAAAAATTAAATTTAGGTAATATTTTTTTTGAACAAAACGACTTAGACCATATTGAAAAATGTTTGAGCAATTATTTTGGCCAGAATATCGGTAATTTCATCCATCAACTATCGGTCGTAAAATTGCACAAAACAGAATATTTGTTTCATGAAAACGACCCGGCCGATGACATGTATGTTCTGATAAGCGGCAAACTTCACGTAATCGTCTCATCCTCAGAAAAACCTATTGCCCACATCAACATTGGTGAATGCGTTGGAGAAACGGCCTTGCTACAAAAGGGTTTAAGAACTGCCTCTATACGTGCTGCCCGCGATAGCACCTTGATTAAGATATCTGAAAACAACTTCAAGAATTTATATGCCCAACATCCAGATGTTATTATTCAACTATCAAACACCATTATTGACAGATTAAACAAAAAAAACAAAAACCTACATGAAAAAGCGAATTTCTGCAAGGTAATAGCCCTCATGGATATTGGAGGAAATTTACATGCCGACATTAAGGAATATTTTATTCAATATTGGTCTTCAAAATTTAGGATTGGCCGGTTTAACAGCTCCTATTTTGAAAACAACAGTGCCACAAAAAGCGAGCTGCAACTGTATCATTTGGAGCAAAAATGCGACTTTATTTTTATGCTTTCTACGCAAAATGAGCAATGGAACAATTGGATTATGAACAACTGCGACCATGCTTATTATGTTGGAAAAGAAGACGATACAGTCCGTTTTGAGTTGTTAAACACCTCTGCGGCAACCGACAATAATTTTTTAGTGCTAACCTACAACGAAAACGAATCTCCAACAAATGTGGAACAATGGCTACCCCATTTTGGAGCCGAAAAAATTTTCAAATGCCAAACAACAAACCAACTGCATTTAGACAGAATAGCCAGAATTATTGCCGGAAAACCAATATGTCTAATTTTGGGTGGTGGTGGAGCCAAAGGATTTGCACATTTGGGCGTTCTTAAAGCCCTTAACGAGGCAAATATACCAATTGACATTGTGGGTGGAACAAGTTTTGGAGCCATCATAGCCGGTGCCGTATCGCAAGATTGGACGTATGCCGAAATTGAAGATAAAGTGCGTGCAGACATTAGCCAATCAAACCCACTAAGTGATTATACATTTCCATTTGTCTCTTTGGTGAGAGGAAATAAAATGGAAAAATTATGCAAAAAACATTTTAACATAAAAATCGAAAATACTTGGAAGAACTTTTTTTGTGTGGCCTCAAACCTATCTACTCAAAATATTGAGGTATTTTTAGCAGGCAATATGGATACATCCATTGCTGCCAGTGCATCCATTCCGGGTGTGTTGCCGCCCAAATTGGTGCATGAAGAACTTTTGGTTGATGGCGGAATAATGCACAATGTTCCGGTAGATATTATGCGAAATTATTTTCAAGGTTATAATATTACCATTGATTTGAACAAAGCTAAGATTCGGAAAATAAAAGAGATTTACCATTTGAATAACCAACAATATTTTAAACGACTTTTGGGTATCGATAAAAAATATGTTCCATCGGTCATATCGGTAATCATGCAATCCATTACGTTGGGTAGCAACAACAAACAGCAACAAATGCAAGAACTCTCTGATATTTATATTAATCCGGAAATAAAACATGGGCTGTTGGATTGGAAATCGATGAATCAGATTCTAAAAATAGGCTATGACGAAATGAAACATGTGCTGCAAAACGAAAGTTTACCCGAATTGCTGGAATTGCCCTAA
- a CDS encoding HD domain-containing protein, protein MINKAALIAKSENVTGRTLKLVKIAALTHDIGHTVQRQNHEEIGCQLVKKELPNFGITTSEIDQICSMIMATKIPQSPQNRLDTIVADADLSYLGTPQFINQSALLFKEMNHFNNKLLIEEWDMIQIDFIGKHHYHTRFCIEHYEALKLRHLLKLKKKYGV, encoded by the coding sequence GTGATAAACAAAGCTGCCCTGATAGCAAAAAGTGAGAACGTAACTGGCCGAACGCTTAAACTGGTAAAAATTGCCGCACTTACACACGACATCGGCCACACTGTGCAAAGACAAAATCACGAAGAAATAGGCTGTCAATTAGTTAAAAAGGAACTGCCTAATTTTGGAATTACGACTTCTGAAATTGATCAAATTTGCTCCATGATTATGGCCACCAAAATACCCCAATCGCCTCAAAATAGGCTGGATACAATTGTGGCTGATGCCGATCTTTCATACCTCGGAACACCACAATTCATCAATCAATCTGCACTTCTTTTTAAAGAAATGAACCACTTTAACAACAAATTATTAATAGAAGAATGGGATATGATACAGATAGATTTTATTGGCAAGCATCATTATCATACCCGCTTTTGCATTGAGCATTATGAAGCTTTGAAGTTAAGACATCTTCTAAAATTAAAGAAAAAATACGGGGTATAA
- a CDS encoding YitT family protein: protein MSDKNVVNWRHVFSPKNLLFTLAGVASAVFAFKGFMIPNHFIDGGINGISILISETFDINLAIPLVLLNIPFIAIGYYKINKTFAAQAFLAVLLLATATHFVQFQPVTYDKVLIAIFGGLFIGLGIGLVIRAGGVIDGLEILALYTRKKSKFTTNEIMITVVSVVFILLGIEFGWDKSMYSILTFFTAIKTADYVVEGFEEYTSISIVSRKEEEIKKVIVNDFKKAISVYKGERGYLPSSFHIKDDCDIIVTVVSRLETRKIQDAVFEIDPHAFIFLQTIKEVRGGEVKRKAHH, encoded by the coding sequence ATGAGCGACAAAAATGTTGTTAATTGGCGACACGTTTTTTCGCCCAAAAATCTCCTATTTACCCTAGCTGGCGTAGCTTCTGCGGTGTTTGCCTTTAAGGGTTTTATGATTCCAAACCATTTTATTGATGGTGGAATAAACGGCATATCGATACTCATATCAGAAACATTTGATATTAATTTGGCAATCCCTTTGGTGTTGCTCAATATCCCGTTTATTGCCATTGGTTATTATAAAATTAATAAAACCTTTGCTGCTCAGGCTTTCTTAGCCGTTCTTCTTTTGGCCACCGCAACCCATTTTGTACAATTTCAACCAGTTACTTACGACAAGGTGTTGATAGCTATATTCGGTGGTTTGTTTATTGGTTTAGGGATTGGCTTGGTTATCAGAGCCGGAGGTGTAATAGACGGACTTGAAATATTGGCACTCTATACCCGAAAAAAATCAAAATTTACCACCAACGAAATTATGATTACCGTGGTGTCGGTAGTGTTTATTTTGCTCGGCATTGAGTTTGGGTGGGACAAATCCATGTATTCCATTCTTACCTTTTTTACGGCAATAAAAACCGCCGACTATGTGGTGGAAGGGTTTGAAGAATATACCTCCATTTCTATTGTTAGTCGCAAAGAAGAAGAGATAAAAAAGGTGATTGTGAATGATTTCAAAAAAGCCATTTCGGTGTATAAAGGAGAACGCGGCTATCTGCCGTCCAGCTTTCATATAAAGGATGATTGCGATATAATTGTAACGGTTGTGAGCCGACTGGAAACCCGAAAAATTCAGGATGCAGTATTTGAAATAGACCCCCATGCTTTTATTTTTTTACAAACCATTAAAGAAGTGAGAGGTGGCGAGGTAAAACGCAAAGCCCATCATTAA
- the mutL gene encoding DNA mismatch repair endonuclease MutL, with translation MPDLIRLLPESIANQIAAGEVVQRPASVVKELLENSLDAGATSVKLIFKDGGQTLIQVIDNGKGMTETDARMCWERHATSKIKKADDLFNLSTFGFRGEALASIAAVAQVEMKTKQPTSDLGTQIIIEASEVKSQQPANTPVGTSIAVKNLFFNIPVRRNFLKSISVETKYIIEEFQRVALSRPDVEMHLFNGQNEVYKLAATNLNNRIEDVLLKSSRGQLIEVNEITEIVSIKGVVGSPELAKKTRGNQFMFANQRYIKEPYFHHAIATAFDGLIEKDFHPFYVLFFEVNPSKIDVNVHPTKTEVKFEDGRSMYQIILSVMKKALAGYNLSPALKSDGFIPDFERAYRPENRPLTPPTIKTNSGYNPFGNETKTKKKSETHWEKLFEPFRDEPLQREIEPLKTKQIEFAPHKNRVEIGATFQYLLKYIVGLINNELYVINQQKAHERILYETYLNRFRQRAAASQQLLFPRTIEFHPADFQIISGLIDEINQLGFDISQFGKNTLIINGTPAEVVKGEEQEMLEGILENYKLNQQNLKLEKHENLSRAMARNAGIKAGNMLEPELIKQLIVDLFHCENPGFTPSGDAVFVKIDQNQIANFFV, from the coding sequence ATGCCCGATTTAATTCGTTTACTTCCCGAGTCTATTGCCAACCAAATTGCCGCCGGAGAGGTGGTGCAGCGACCTGCTTCGGTAGTAAAGGAGTTGCTCGAAAACAGCCTCGATGCCGGTGCAACCTCGGTTAAACTCATTTTTAAAGATGGAGGGCAAACCCTCATTCAAGTTATAGACAACGGCAAAGGCATGACCGAAACCGATGCCCGTATGTGTTGGGAACGACATGCCACATCCAAAATAAAAAAGGCCGATGATTTATTTAATTTGAGCACTTTTGGGTTTCGAGGCGAGGCCTTGGCCAGCATTGCGGCGGTGGCTCAGGTAGAAATGAAAACGAAGCAACCCACATCCGATTTAGGTACTCAAATTATTATTGAGGCATCTGAAGTAAAAAGTCAGCAGCCTGCAAATACACCGGTTGGCACCTCTATTGCGGTAAAAAATCTTTTTTTTAATATTCCGGTTCGGCGAAATTTTTTAAAGTCAATTTCGGTAGAAACCAAATACATCATTGAAGAATTTCAGCGGGTGGCGTTGAGCCGCCCCGATGTAGAAATGCACCTTTTTAATGGACAAAATGAGGTGTATAAATTGGCAGCAACCAACCTCAACAATCGTATTGAAGATGTGCTGCTAAAATCTTCCAGAGGTCAGCTGATAGAGGTAAATGAAATTACGGAAATAGTTTCGATAAAAGGGGTGGTGGGTAGCCCGGAATTAGCCAAAAAAACCAGAGGCAACCAATTTATGTTTGCCAACCAGCGGTATATCAAAGAGCCCTATTTTCATCATGCCATTGCCACCGCTTTTGATGGCCTTATAGAGAAAGATTTTCATCCGTTTTATGTGCTTTTTTTTGAGGTAAATCCCTCAAAAATAGATGTGAATGTTCACCCAACAAAAACAGAGGTAAAATTTGAAGATGGCCGCTCGATGTATCAAATCATTTTGTCGGTAATGAAAAAAGCGTTGGCCGGATATAATCTTTCGCCAGCACTAAAAAGTGATGGTTTTATACCGGATTTTGAAAGAGCCTATCGACCGGAAAACAGGCCATTGACTCCTCCAACTATTAAAACCAATAGCGGCTACAACCCCTTTGGCAACGAAACAAAAACCAAAAAGAAAAGCGAAACACATTGGGAAAAACTCTTTGAACCCTTTCGCGATGAGCCATTACAAAGAGAAATTGAGCCACTAAAGACAAAGCAAATTGAGTTTGCACCTCATAAAAATAGGGTAGAAATTGGAGCTACTTTTCAGTATTTACTCAAATATATTGTGGGTTTGATAAACAACGAACTGTACGTTATCAATCAACAAAAAGCTCATGAGCGAATTTTGTACGAAACCTATCTAAATCGATTTCGGCAACGAGCCGCAGCCAGCCAGCAGTTGCTTTTTCCGCGAACCATTGAGTTCCACCCCGCTGATTTTCAAATTATTTCGGGGCTGATAGACGAAATAAACCAATTGGGTTTTGATATTAGCCAGTTTGGTAAAAACACCTTAATAATAAACGGAACTCCGGCAGAAGTGGTGAAAGGAGAGGAGCAAGAAATGTTGGAAGGAATATTGGAAAACTACAAGCTAAATCAACAAAATTTAAAGCTAGAAAAGCACGAAAACCTGTCGAGAGCAATGGCCAGAAACGCGGGAATAAAAGCCGGGAATATGTTGGAGCCGGAGCTGATAAAACAACTTATTGTGGATTTATTTCACTGCGAAAACCCGGGTTTTACACCATCGGGCGATGCGGTTTTTGTTAAAATTGATCAAAATCAAATTGCCAATTTTTTTGTTTAA